The following proteins are encoded in a genomic region of Phycisphaera sp.:
- a CDS encoding ankyrin repeat domain-containing protein: MRRIVAMVVLLLLLGLVSSVGVAWAGATMFRGGVPDNVLTNTWFNEPTVEMGEVNDWRIAQWTDATLTRRWGWGWRPEWMADPCISELRRMSSGKWDGGRTIEGLVLPAFTRAMESPEEVAPHYAIYVDALPSFEEREAGWPARCLRVWWVAGDDRLDTPGERIRGGMLASYWAYRWGGILHHSMIGWDTEGEHALPLTPMWGGLLINTIAWAAIWFVVLQLVMLPVWLWLRWRWKRRERTGRCAGCGYVLGAARDPIVTCPECGMAMECRPRWAWRGMVALPALALVLAMVWAAGVAAQRVVTAEHLPPLYQAAADGDADLVRSLLAAGTPVDDPAPELRSLNTSPMQGARAIEWAAMRGHAGVVDALLNAGADPSMVGMVGDDRSPLALAIACGHGDVVDRLLAARASVFDQPKTTPSPIAIAAWHDDAALLERLFDEADAAGAGPVPLGLFDIVLAGRSDAVQRMVLGRASASQQATADIAIGASRWGDLGLLDALIARGFDPAPVSGGLFWGVVRTDDSPLSIDDLVSRGADPMVTDRLGNTLLHTVASYGERPSVVRRLVELGVPLEATNNNQRTALHRAAIEGHDENVRVLLDAGADAAAVDAEGRTPRDLWWHARRGTEGYEEVRELLEAAGGAP; encoded by the coding sequence ATGCGGCGGATTGTGGCTATGGTCGTGTTGCTCTTGCTGCTTGGCCTGGTTTCGAGCGTGGGCGTGGCGTGGGCCGGGGCGACGATGTTCCGCGGTGGCGTCCCCGACAATGTTCTTACAAACACGTGGTTTAACGAGCCGACCGTCGAGATGGGCGAGGTGAACGACTGGCGCATCGCGCAGTGGACCGATGCGACGCTGACGCGTCGGTGGGGCTGGGGCTGGCGGCCCGAGTGGATGGCCGATCCGTGCATCTCTGAATTGCGTCGGATGTCGAGTGGGAAGTGGGACGGCGGTCGCACGATTGAGGGTCTGGTGCTCCCCGCGTTTACCCGCGCGATGGAATCACCCGAGGAAGTGGCCCCGCATTACGCGATTTATGTAGACGCTCTCCCGAGCTTCGAGGAACGCGAGGCCGGCTGGCCGGCGCGATGCCTGCGCGTGTGGTGGGTGGCCGGTGATGACCGCCTCGACACGCCCGGCGAACGCATCCGAGGCGGCATGCTGGCGTCGTACTGGGCCTATCGCTGGGGTGGCATATTGCATCACTCCATGATCGGATGGGATACCGAGGGAGAGCACGCGTTGCCGCTCACGCCAATGTGGGGCGGCTTGCTCATCAATACCATCGCGTGGGCGGCGATCTGGTTTGTCGTGCTGCAACTTGTGATGCTGCCGGTGTGGCTGTGGTTGCGGTGGCGATGGAAGCGACGCGAGCGCACGGGCCGCTGTGCGGGGTGCGGATACGTACTGGGGGCCGCTCGTGATCCGATCGTAACGTGCCCTGAGTGCGGCATGGCCATGGAGTGCCGGCCCCGGTGGGCGTGGCGGGGCATGGTGGCATTGCCGGCGCTCGCGCTGGTGCTTGCTATGGTGTGGGCTGCTGGCGTCGCCGCGCAGCGGGTGGTGACGGCCGAACACCTGCCACCGCTATACCAGGCCGCCGCCGACGGCGATGCCGATCTCGTGCGATCCCTGCTCGCGGCGGGAACGCCGGTGGACGACCCCGCGCCGGAGCTTCGGTCGCTGAATACCAGCCCGATGCAGGGGGCCCGGGCGATCGAGTGGGCGGCCATGCGCGGGCACGCCGGCGTGGTCGACGCGTTGCTGAACGCCGGAGCGGACCCGAGCATGGTGGGCATGGTGGGCGATGATCGCTCGCCGCTGGCCCTGGCGATCGCCTGCGGGCACGGTGACGTCGTGGACCGCCTGCTGGCCGCGCGGGCGTCCGTGTTCGACCAACCCAAGACGACGCCGTCGCCGATTGCCATCGCGGCGTGGCACGACGATGCGGCGCTCCTGGAGCGGCTGTTCGACGAGGCCGACGCGGCGGGCGCGGGACCGGTGCCGCTGGGGCTGTTCGACATCGTGCTGGCGGGCCGGTCGGACGCGGTGCAGCGGATGGTGCTCGGCCGCGCTTCGGCTTCGCAGCAGGCGACCGCGGACATCGCCATCGGCGCATCGCGGTGGGGGGACCTCGGCCTGCTCGATGCGCTGATCGCGCGGGGGTTCGATCCCGCGCCCGTCTCGGGCGGGCTCTTCTGGGGCGTGGTCCGGACGGACGACTCGCCGCTGTCGATCGACGACCTCGTGTCGCGCGGCGCCGACCCGATGGTCACCGACCGACTCGGCAACACGCTGCTGCACACGGTCGCCTCGTACGGCGAGCGTCCCTCGGTCGTGCGGCGGCTGGTCGAGCTGGGCGTGCCCCTGGAAGCGACCAACAACAACCAGCGCACGGCGTTGCATCGGGCCGCGATCGAGGGACACGACGAGAACGTCCGCGTCCTGCTCGACGCCGGCGCGGACGCGGCGGCAGTGGATGCCGAAGGCCGGACGCCACGGGACCTCTGGTGGCACGCCCGCCGGGGCACCGAGGGCTACGAGGAAGTCCGCGAGCTGCTCGAAGCGGCGGGGGGTGCTCCGTGA
- a CDS encoding HAMP domain-containing histidine kinase, whose amino-acid sequence MRTRRIIPWIIYVVCAAAVLEGLGYAGYKALDLQRQRREDEAARLALWRMDSALMAVLAAESARPYFHYRPFHAAERAYSAMLGPVEPGEVLVPSPLLTRVPPFVRLHFEIGPDGRVTSPQAPDGNLRDLAESEYVAADDVIAAEALRLMLAQLLETGTPDPVIGRELVGATVDADRLARQETAAAAQLAESPRAFEAGVELESSDSPGDASLGLLAEQSKQSEPMQQPATERANRVPAARSRQAPDNRRAFEQPDVVLGPLSASWLSGEELVLMRDVRVGGTPLRQGVWLDWPSLQQWLSSQVSDLVPGARLRPGAMEARSLAVIPAVIEVPEAGTIRAELASPLGVVLVLTWGAALLAVIAIGVVLRLATGLAERRGRFVSAVTHELRTPMTSVRLYADLLATDAARDGERRDRFIGTLREESARLARIIENVLAYARLGRTTDNGHADTRRPIVGELVEQAVDEQALALANAGLSVCNRVGEGVASRTLDVDGDAAVRILGNLIENACKYAHSAERAEVEISVRCDGGMARFTVRDWGPGVLRRDQRRIFDAFHRSQRDELRESGLGLGLALGRGLARQMGGILVLDEVKHGACFTLSLPLASER is encoded by the coding sequence TTGCGTACGCGCCGGATCATCCCGTGGATCATCTACGTGGTGTGTGCGGCGGCCGTGCTCGAGGGGTTGGGGTACGCCGGGTACAAGGCGCTCGACCTGCAACGCCAGCGTCGTGAGGACGAGGCGGCGCGGCTGGCGCTCTGGCGGATGGATAGCGCGCTGATGGCGGTGCTGGCGGCCGAGAGCGCCCGACCTTACTTCCACTACCGGCCGTTCCATGCGGCCGAGCGGGCGTACAGCGCGATGCTCGGGCCGGTCGAGCCCGGAGAGGTACTGGTGCCGAGCCCGCTGCTGACCCGGGTGCCGCCGTTCGTGCGGCTGCACTTTGAGATCGGGCCCGATGGTCGGGTCACCAGCCCGCAGGCGCCCGATGGAAATCTGCGGGACCTGGCAGAGTCGGAGTATGTGGCGGCGGATGATGTCATCGCGGCCGAGGCGCTGCGGCTGATGCTGGCGCAGCTTCTTGAGACAGGCACGCCCGATCCTGTCATCGGCCGCGAGTTGGTGGGTGCGACGGTCGATGCCGATCGCCTGGCACGCCAGGAAACGGCCGCCGCGGCTCAGTTGGCCGAGTCTCCTCGGGCATTTGAGGCCGGCGTCGAACTGGAAAGCTCCGATTCGCCGGGAGATGCGTCGCTCGGCTTGCTGGCCGAGCAGTCGAAACAGTCTGAGCCGATGCAACAGCCGGCGACCGAGCGTGCGAATCGCGTCCCGGCCGCTCGATCGCGGCAAGCGCCGGACAATCGGAGGGCGTTCGAGCAACCGGACGTCGTGCTCGGGCCGTTGTCGGCGTCGTGGTTGTCGGGCGAGGAACTCGTGCTGATGCGCGACGTGCGTGTCGGCGGGACGCCGCTGCGTCAAGGTGTGTGGTTGGACTGGCCTTCGTTGCAGCAGTGGTTGTCATCGCAGGTGAGCGACCTGGTGCCCGGGGCGCGGCTCCGGCCGGGTGCCATGGAGGCTCGCTCTCTGGCGGTGATCCCGGCGGTGATCGAGGTGCCCGAGGCTGGCACGATCCGGGCGGAACTGGCGTCTCCGCTCGGCGTGGTGCTTGTGTTGACGTGGGGTGCGGCGCTGCTGGCTGTGATTGCGATCGGCGTCGTGCTTCGATTGGCGACGGGGCTAGCCGAGCGGAGGGGGCGTTTTGTGTCGGCGGTGACGCACGAGCTGCGGACGCCGATGACGAGCGTGCGGTTGTACGCGGATCTGCTGGCGACTGACGCCGCGCGAGACGGGGAGCGGCGCGATCGATTCATCGGAACGCTGCGTGAGGAATCGGCGCGGCTGGCGAGGATCATCGAGAACGTGCTGGCGTATGCGAGGCTGGGGCGTACCACTGACAACGGCCATGCCGATACCCGACGGCCGATTGTCGGGGAACTCGTCGAGCAGGCCGTGGACGAGCAGGCTCTGGCCCTGGCGAATGCCGGGCTCTCGGTTTGCAACCGCGTCGGAGAGGGGGTCGCATCGCGGACGCTTGATGTGGATGGGGATGCCGCGGTGAGGATTCTCGGGAACCTGATCGAGAACGCGTGCAAGTACGCGCACTCGGCCGAGCGGGCGGAGGTCGAGATCTCGGTCCGTTGTGATGGGGGCATGGCGCGTTTCACGGTGCGCGATTGGGGCCCTGGTGTGCTGCGGCGGGATCAACGGCGGATCTTCGACGCGTTCCATCGATCGCAGCGTGACGAGCTACGCGAGAGTGGATTGGGGTTGGGGCTGGCGCTCGGTCGCGGATTGGCACGCCAGATGGGCGGAATCCTGGTGCTCGACGAGGTGAAGCATGGGGCGTGTTTCACGCTGAGCCTGCCGCTGGCTAGCGAGCGGTGA
- a CDS encoding ankyrin repeat domain-containing protein yields the protein MRRYVFMLALLLVLGLATSLLVAWAGALVDRDGWPDTPLTSNPTGARTEMRGWLVEQGRDRTLTWRTFDALDLWDGPPDLESPTELPAWSVGRDLPDQPGPFVPARERTRDVAWDVSAGWPMRCVRATRGAGPEEFALPGEFVRGGVAAMAVEWPISHDAIAEADRPGVDAWPAGGLAAVVPVRPMLGGLVVNTIVFALAWGVALSPLVALRVLRRWRRRKKDRCVRCGHSVQGLPDGAPCTECGRSLQHRTTIAELLTARAPMLGASLALVLVISASAGLLMHRWMAVDRLPPLHHAAAVGDVERIERLLVGGADIEGQFIPMVGSHEAVEFSTALHWAAARGHAHVVATLLDAGASPWGYSPFDAPLHEAMLGRHEDIVERLLPFSHGGGNSWPEVEFISRTSLSIAERVLDGEPRSQRDLYDAATFAVRAGDIALFDLLLRTGLSLDSWESTSLLQMAIDTDALAWAWEPSHDLGMTRALVERHAEPMRAVHDYEVARAIRGGCLPCLDALLEFGAVPEAYTMYEAVREEEPAILQRLIDAGAPVEAPDESGRSVLWYAACLLNADLVRILLDAGADPAQEVDGLTVRTVLANGQDVDLGTFRRVSSEHRAARPSEVRRICDLLEAAEAQWDARGESPQDAAAPDGG from the coding sequence GTGAGGCGGTATGTGTTCATGCTGGCCCTGCTGCTCGTCCTCGGCCTGGCGACGAGCCTGCTGGTTGCCTGGGCCGGCGCCTTGGTCGATCGCGATGGGTGGCCCGACACGCCCCTCACGAGCAACCCAACCGGCGCGCGGACCGAGATGCGCGGGTGGCTGGTCGAGCAGGGGCGCGATCGCACGCTGACGTGGCGGACCTTCGACGCGCTGGACCTGTGGGACGGGCCGCCGGATCTCGAATCGCCCACCGAGCTGCCGGCGTGGAGCGTGGGCCGCGACCTTCCCGACCAGCCCGGGCCGTTCGTTCCGGCGCGGGAGCGGACGCGGGACGTGGCGTGGGACGTCAGCGCCGGGTGGCCGATGCGGTGCGTGCGGGCGACACGCGGGGCGGGGCCGGAAGAGTTCGCGCTGCCGGGCGAGTTCGTGCGTGGGGGCGTGGCGGCGATGGCGGTGGAATGGCCGATCTCGCACGATGCCATCGCCGAGGCGGATCGTCCCGGTGTCGATGCCTGGCCGGCCGGCGGGCTCGCGGCGGTGGTTCCCGTGCGCCCGATGCTCGGCGGGCTGGTCGTGAACACGATCGTGTTCGCTCTGGCATGGGGCGTGGCACTGTCGCCGCTGGTTGCGCTGCGCGTGCTGCGTCGATGGCGGCGGCGGAAGAAGGACCGCTGCGTCCGGTGCGGGCACTCCGTGCAGGGTCTTCCGGACGGAGCGCCTTGCACGGAGTGCGGACGCTCCCTCCAACATCGCACGACCATCGCCGAGCTGCTCACCGCCCGCGCCCCGATGCTCGGCGCTTCGCTCGCGCTGGTGCTGGTGATTAGCGCGAGCGCCGGGCTGCTCATGCACCGGTGGATGGCGGTCGATCGGTTGCCCCCGCTCCATCATGCGGCGGCGGTGGGGGATGTGGAGCGGATCGAGCGGCTGCTCGTGGGCGGCGCGGATATTGAGGGGCAGTTCATCCCCATGGTCGGTTCGCACGAGGCGGTGGAGTTCTCAACCGCCCTGCATTGGGCGGCGGCCCGCGGGCACGCACACGTCGTCGCGACGCTGCTCGATGCGGGCGCGTCCCCGTGGGGCTACAGCCCGTTCGACGCCCCGCTGCACGAGGCGATGCTCGGCCGGCACGAGGACATCGTCGAGAGGTTGCTGCCATTCTCGCATGGTGGCGGAAACTCCTGGCCGGAGGTCGAGTTCATTTCTCGCACGAGTCTGTCGATCGCCGAGCGTGTCCTTGACGGCGAGCCTCGGTCGCAGCGGGACCTGTATGACGCCGCGACGTTCGCGGTTCGGGCTGGCGACATCGCCCTGTTCGACCTGCTGCTGCGGACGGGGCTGTCGCTGGACAGCTGGGAGTCCACGTCGCTGCTCCAGATGGCGATCGACACCGACGCGCTGGCCTGGGCATGGGAACCGTCGCACGATCTGGGCATGACGCGAGCCCTGGTTGAGCGGCACGCCGAGCCGATGCGCGCGGTCCACGACTACGAGGTTGCACGGGCGATCCGGGGCGGTTGCCTGCCGTGCCTGGACGCGCTGCTCGAATTCGGCGCCGTCCCGGAGGCGTACACGATGTACGAGGCCGTGCGCGAGGAAGAGCCGGCCATCCTGCAGCGCCTGATCGACGCGGGCGCCCCGGTCGAAGCGCCCGACGAGTCGGGGCGGTCGGTGCTCTGGTACGCGGCGTGCCTGCTGAACGCCGACCTCGTGCGCATCCTCCTGGACGCCGGGGCCGACCCTGCGCAAGAGGTCGACGGCCTGACGGTCCGCACGGTGCTCGCCAATGGTCAGGACGTTGATCTCGGCACGTTCCGAAGAGTGTCGTCCGAGCATCGCGCGGCCCGGCCGAGCGAGGTTCGGCGCATCTGTGATCTCCTCGAAGCCGCCGAAGCCCAATGGGATGCCCGTGGCGAATCGCCGCAAGACGCCGCCGCCCCCGACGGTGGCTGA